In the genome of Monodelphis domestica isolate mMonDom1 chromosome 2, mMonDom1.pri, whole genome shotgun sequence, one region contains:
- the LOC103095325 gene encoding late cornified envelope protein 1F, with amino-acid sequence MSCQQSQQQCQPPPKCSTPKCPPKCPPPVSSCCGSSSGGCCGSSCGGGGGGCCLGSHRRSRRRQRQSSGCCGSSGGHSSGGGGCCGSGHSSGGSGCCSSGHSSGGSGCCSSGHSSGGSGCCSSGHSSGGGCCSSGHGSSGSGGGCCSSGGGSSQQSGGCGGCC; translated from the coding sequence ATGTCCTGTCAGCAAAGCCAGCAGCAATGCCAGCCCCCTCCCAAATGCTCGACCCCCAAGTGCCCACCAAAATGCCCTCCCCCTGTCTCTTCCTGCTGCGGTTCCAGCTCTGGAGGATGCTGTGGTTCTAGTTGTGGGGGCGGAGGCGGTGGATGCTGCCTAGGTTCCCACAGGAGATCCCGCAGACGCCAGCGCCAGAGCTCTGGATGCTGTGGCAGTAGCGGAGGCCACAGCAGCGGTGGTGGAGGCTGCTGCGGCAGCGGCCACAGCAGTGGCGGTAGTGGCTGTTGTAGCAGTGGCCACAGCAGTGGCGGTAGTGGCTGTTGTAGCAGCGGCCACAGCAGTGGCGGTAGTGGCTGTTGTAGCAGCGGCCACAGCAGCGGCGGGGGCTGCTGCAGTAGCGGCCATGGCAGTAGTGGCAGCGGAGGAGGCTGCTGTAGCAGTGGCGGTGGGAGCAGTCAGCAATCTGGGGGCTGTGGCGGATGTTGTTGA